Part of the Scrofimicrobium sp. R131 genome is shown below.
GATCACCAAAGAGGTGGCGATGCGCCCGTCGGATCATTCGCGGCGGCGCTTCCCCCTGTCGCGTTCGCTCGGGTTCGTCGACATGGTTTCTTACACCTCCAACTCGTCGGCTATGGGCGATCAGCTGGTGGGTCTGATTGAGCGCTTCGAGTATCTGTGTCGGTCGGCGGTGACCGCCCAGGGGGGCCGGGTGGTCAAGATGATTGGGGACGCGGTGTTCTTCATCGCTGACGATCTACCGACCGGGGTGCGGGTGGTGACCTCGCTGATGGACGCGCTCGGCCAAACGGAGGGGATTTTGCCGGTGCGGGCCTCCCTTGTTTACGGGGATGTTTTTTCCCGCTCCGGGGATGTCTTTGGGCCCCCGGTCAACCTGGCTTCCCGCCTCGTCGATATCGCGCCGACGGGCGATATTCTGACCGACTCTCCGACGGCCGCACTGATTTCTGCCGGGCGCGGCGGCGACGGATTTGGTGTGCGCGAGTTCCCTTCGACCAGGTTGAGGGGGTTTGGACGGGTCTCCCCGTATATGATTACCTGGGACAAGGTGCCTGAACCCGAGAAGTGACCCTGTATTTTCACCAAACTTGGTCTATTCTTTAAGTAACTCATAAACTTTGACGGGTGCTGAGCCCCGGCTGGGGAGGAAAGAGGATTCAGATGACTACTGTGCTTCTCGTTGAGGACGACCCGGCGATTTCGGAACCGCTGGCCCGGGCATTTGGCCGGGAAGGCTACGAGGTGCGTGCTCACGGCACGGCCCGAGGCGCGCTGAACGAGGTTGGATCGGCCGACCTGATCGTGCTGGACTTGGGTCTGCCGGACATGGACGGGCTCGATGTGGCGCGCGAGATTCGCTCCCGCGGCCTGGATACGCCCATTTTGATTTTGACCGCCCGCACGGATGAGGTGGACATGGTGATCGGCCTGGACGCCGGTGCCGATGACTATGTGACTAAGCCGTTCCGGCTGGCAGAACTCCTGGCCCGGGTTCGGGCCCTGCTGCGCCGGTCCGGGTCCGAGGCGGCCGACTCGGAAATCCGGGTCCAGGACGTGGTTGTGGACCTGGCCGGACACCGAGTTTTCGTCGGCGGGGAAGAAGTCTCCCTCTCGGCGAAAGAGTTCGATCTGCTCCGGGTGCTGGTCTCTTCGGCCGGCACGATGGTTTCGCGCGAAGACCTGATGCGGGAAGTGTGGGGCTCGGATCCGCAGGGGTCGACTAAGGCCCTCGACACCCACGTGTCGTGGCTTCGCCGAAAGCTAGGTGACAATACCGCCGATCCGCGCTACATCTCCACTGTGCGGGGGATGGGCTTCCGTTTCGAGAAGTAACCTGGCGCTGACATGCGCGCGCGGACAACTCGGCTAATTGTCACCGTGGTGACGATTGTGGCCCTGATCATGGGGATTCCCGGCTCGGTAGTGGCGGGAATGCTGGTCTGGAACTCGGCCCAGTCTGCCCTCGACACGCGCGTGCAGACGCTGGGCCGGTCGATCGACCGCCGCCTCGACGACGACCTGTGGGTCACCCAGCCGCTGGTGGCCGCGCTCACCAACCCGGTGTCGGGGGAGCAGGACGCCTTCACCGAGATCAGAGTTGGCGGAGAGTACAAAGTAATTTCCGGGACCAAGCGGAGCGGGCCGCTGCTAGAAGCCAAAGTTCGCTCCTCCAACGGCGCCACCGTCATCATGCAGATCAGCGCCTACCCGGTCGCCACCTCGGTTGCCCGCGCCGCCATGTTCTTTGCCGGGGGCGCCCTGCTGTCGATTCTGCTCGGGTGGTATCTGGCCTACCGGATGTCCAGACGCTTGTCCGCTCCGCTCATCTACCTGGCCGCGCAGGCCGAACAGATTGGTTCCGGGCAGGTCCGGGCCCGCCTCAAGCCCTCCGGGATTGAAGAAATTGACCTGGTTCAGGAGGAACTGGTCCGGACGGGCGAGCGGATGGCCGGCCGGTTGGCAGCCGAACGCCAACGCTCGGCCGACGCCTCTCACCAGTTGCGCACGCCCATCACGGCGCTGTCGATGCGCCTCGAGGAAATCGAGATGATTACCACCGAGGACGAGGTCCGCGAGGAGGCTCGGGCCTGTCTGGATCAGGTGGAGCGGTTGACCTCGGTGGTGACCGAACTCCTCGACGAGCGCCGACGCAATCAAAGCTCCACCGAAGCCCTGCACATCCTGGAGGTGTTCAACACGCAGCGGGAGGAGTGGGAGGATCAGTTTGCCGCTGCCGGCCGGGAACTAGTTTTCTTGGACGAGGCGGAGCGGCCCATTTTGGCGGAGGCGGGGAAGATTTCCCAAGTGCTCGCCACTTTGATCGAAAACTCGCTGCGCTACGGCGCGGGGAAGACGGTGGTGCGGGCCCGGAAAGCCGCCAGCTCGCGCGGTGTGCTCATTGAGGTGAGCGATGAGGGGGAAGGCATTGAGGACGACATGGTGGACGAGATCTTCGACATGGGCGTCTCGGGACACGGGTCTTCCGGGATTGGCCTAGCCCTGGCCAAGGATCTGTCCCAGGCTATGGGAGGCCGCCTCGAACTGACCCAAACCCACCCACCGGTGTTCACCCTGTCTTTGGCCGCGATTCCTTCCAACTTTGATCCGGACCTGGTGATGCCGCAGGGTCCGCTGCTATCGGTCGGTCGGCGCAGTCGCCGGCTGTGAAAACACCAGGTACCGGTAGCCGAAGTAGCGCAGAACCGTCCCCAGCGCCAGGCCGACCACATTGGCGGAAATGTTGTCCGCCCAGACGCTGGTCCAACCGAGCAGGTAGTGGGAGACCCACAGGCACAGCAGCGGCGGTGTCAACCCCAGCGCGTTAACCACCAGGAAGATGAGGAGCTCGCGCCCCGGCCGGTCGGTGGCCCGGGATCGGAAAGTCCACAGCCGATTTAGCATCCAGGAAAAACAGGCGGCCACCAGGACCGCGGCCACCTTAGCTGCGAGGACGAACTGGAGGGGCAGGGCCGCCCTGACCAGATTGAATACGGCGAAGTCCACCACCCAGGCGAGGGCGCCGACAGTGCCAAACTGGGTCAGCTCGACCAGTCGCGGCGGTACTTTCATCACCTGAATAGCATAAGGGACCAAAAGTGGGCTGGCTGGACCGCGTATGCTGGAGGTATGACAATTCTGGTAACTGGTGGCGCCGGATACATCGGCGCGCATGTGGTGCGTCTCCTGCAGGAGCGGGGGGAAAAGGTCGTCGTGGTGGACGACCTCTCGTTTGGCAACCCGAAGCGAATCGGGGATGCCAAGCTGGTAAAAACGGACATTTCGACGGACGAGGCGTGGCGGCTGTTGACCGACACGATGGTCGATGACGACGTCGAGGCGGTGATCCACTTTGCAGCTCGCAAGCAGGTGGGTGAGTCGGTCCAGCGTCCCTCCTGGTACTTCCGGCAGAACATTGGCGGCATGGCGAACCTGACCCGGGCCATGAACGACGCGGGGGTGGAAAAGATGATCTTTTCCTCTTCGGCAGCGGTCTACGGGATGCCGCCGGTGGACGTGGTGCCCGAGGACATCGACCTCAAGCCGATCAACCCCTACGGGGAGACGAAGCTGATTGGCGAGCAGTTGCTGGCTGACTGCGAGGTGGCCTGGGACCTGCAGTGGGTGGCTCTGCGCTACTTCAACGTGGCCGGCACCGGCTGGGTGGACCTGCAGGACCCCGCGGTGCTGAACCTGGTTCCCATGGTCCTGGACCGCCTGGCAAAGGGGCAGGCTCCGAAGATCTTCGGGGACGACTACCCGACCTCGGACGGCACCTGCATCCGCGACTACATTCACGTGATGGACCTGGCCGATGCGCACATCAAGGCGCTGGACCAGCTGAACTCGGGGAAGCTGGAGCATCACCAGTTCAACGTGGGGACCGGCAAGGGAACTTCGGTTCGCGAGATCATTGAGGGCCTGCGGGACATTTCCGGGATGGACTTCCCGATCGAGGTGGCTCCGCGGCGAGCGGGCGACCCACCCAAGCTGATTGGGGATGCGAGCCGGATTCAAGAAGACTTTGGCTGGTCAGCCCAGTACGGGGTGAAAGAGATCCTCGAGTCTGCCTGGGAGGCGTGGCAGCAGGGCCCCAGAAAGATCGAGTGGTCAAACTAGTGCGCCCACTCGGCGTGTGAGAGTCAGAAGGGCCGTCCCGCAGGGGCGGCCCTTCTGCATCACCCTCCGCTCGACTGGTCGGACAAGACTGACCAGTCGGCACTAGAAGTCCGTGGCGAAGTCCTCCGCCGTCAACGTCCCGTCCCGCAGCGCCTCGAAGAACCCGGGCGCCAGGTCCTCGTTCAGCAGTACCACGGAGCCAACGTCAGTCATTTCCGACTCGGATGCCAGCGGGGGAGTCCCAGACAGGTCGCCGCGGCTAGCAGAACGGAACGCGAGCAGCAGCCGCGCAATGTCGATCACCCCGGTCTTCTGATCCACCGACAGAGTCTCGGTCCCGGTCTCGGCCAAACGCCACTGCGCCGCCGGGTTAATCAGCATCGAGGGGGAGAACGTCTTCTTCGTTACCGCCGAGATGACTTGCCGCTGGCGTTCGGCTCGGCCCAGGTCGCCGCGCGGATCGGAGTAGCGCATCCGCGCAAACGCGAGCGCCTCCTCGCCGGCCACGTCGTGGCAGCCGGCGGTCCAGTTCAGCCCGGACAGTTCGTCGTTCACATCCATGTCGAGGCACAGGTTTACCCCGCCGACCGCGTCCACCAGGGGCCCGAACCCCTGCATGTTGATCTGAACGTAGTGGTCCACGTGCAGGCCGGTCAGGTTCTGCACGGTCTCCACCAGCAGTTGGGGGCCACCAAATGAGAATGAGGCGTTGATCTTATTCCAGCCGTAGCCGGGAATGTCCACGTAGGTGTCGCGCGGCAGCGAGATCATGGAGGTCTGCCCGCCCGGCGCCTTCCGAATCAGCATGATCGAGTCGGAGCGTTCGCCTTCGATGTCGCCCGGGTCCCCTTCGACTCGGCCGTCGCTGCCCGCCAGCAGGTAGGTGGTGCCGGTTTCGCTTCCGCCCGGTACCAGCGCATCGACTCGGTGCAGGTTCGAATTGACCCAGAACACCAGCCAGGCGGGCCAGGCGATCACCACCAGCAGGACGAGCACGATCAGAGCGCGCCACGGGTGGGAGCGCCGGCGTTTTCGGGCCGGCCCTGATCCCGGATAGCCGGGCGAGGCGGTCGACCGGCTCGGGGCGGGCTGAGTCGCCACGGGCTGGGGCGCCCACGCCTGAGCGGGTCCGGCCCCGGGTGGCCGGGTGGCCGGCTGCACTGATGGTGGCGCCGCAGGTTTGCGCCGGGGCGCGTAGGAAGGGGGAGGCGGAGCCGACGGCTTGGGTGTCTCCGCTCTGGGAGGCTCGGCCTGGGCGTCGGGAAGGATCGATCGACGAGGGGGAGTGCCCGCTTTGGGTGGGGCCGCCTCGCCCCCGGGCCGGGTGGGTCGGCGACGCTGATCACCGTGGGCGGGGGGAAATGCGGGCGGTGGGGTTGACACGGGTGTCTCCTACTCCCCGGTTTCCTCGTCGGAAGGAATGATCGGGGCTCCGTTTTCGTCCAGCTCGTAGGGGTTGCCCAGGTCGTCAGTCATGATGGCCTCGCCGGCGTCTCCCACGATGAAGGTCTGGTTCTGCAGGTTTCGGAACAGCGTGCCCGCCGGCAGTGGCTGATCGTCGATCAGCGCCTGGAAGATCGCGGATGCCTGGTAGTAGTCGGGCAGGACGCGGTTTTCATCCTCCGGATCCGGCAGGTACGGGGTGGTGACGAAACGGATGTTCTCGCGCGGGGTGTTCCGGATCGAGTTCAGCAGCGCCGCGTCGGTCCGCCAGCTGTTCAGCGAGGGGGAGAACTTCGAGGTGCTGAGCCCCTCCTGGACGAACTTGTACAGGGACGGGAGGTTGGTGAACATGTTCGAGTCCAGGATCTGGCTGACCATCTGGCCGATCAGCCACTGCTGGCGGTCGATTCGGCGCAGGTCGGATCCGTCGGCCAGGTCTTTGCGGGCCCGGGCAAACGCAAGGGCCTGCTGGCCGTGCAGGGTTTGGCAACCAGCGGGAACATCCAGGCCGGCCAACTCGTCATACATGGCTTCGTCCAGGCAGATGTCCACCCCGCCCAGAGTGTCGACCAGACGGGAGAAGCCGGTGAAGTCAATGACCACGAAGCCGTCGATGGTAATGCCGGTGAAGTCTTCGACTGTGGCCTGGGTGCAGGCGATCCCACCGGCAATGTCGTCCAG
Proteins encoded:
- a CDS encoding response regulator transcription factor, which translates into the protein MTTVLLVEDDPAISEPLARAFGREGYEVRAHGTARGALNEVGSADLIVLDLGLPDMDGLDVAREIRSRGLDTPILILTARTDEVDMVIGLDAGADDYVTKPFRLAELLARVRALLRRSGSEAADSEIRVQDVVVDLAGHRVFVGGEEVSLSAKEFDLLRVLVSSAGTMVSREDLMREVWGSDPQGSTKALDTHVSWLRRKLGDNTADPRYISTVRGMGFRFEK
- a CDS encoding ATP-binding protein, translating into MRARTTRLIVTVVTIVALIMGIPGSVVAGMLVWNSAQSALDTRVQTLGRSIDRRLDDDLWVTQPLVAALTNPVSGEQDAFTEIRVGGEYKVISGTKRSGPLLEAKVRSSNGATVIMQISAYPVATSVARAAMFFAGGALLSILLGWYLAYRMSRRLSAPLIYLAAQAEQIGSGQVRARLKPSGIEEIDLVQEELVRTGERMAGRLAAERQRSADASHQLRTPITALSMRLEEIEMITTEDEVREEARACLDQVERLTSVVTELLDERRRNQSSTEALHILEVFNTQREEWEDQFAAAGRELVFLDEAERPILAEAGKISQVLATLIENSLRYGAGKTVVRARKAASSRGVLIEVSDEGEGIEDDMVDEIFDMGVSGHGSSGIGLALAKDLSQAMGGRLELTQTHPPVFTLSLAAIPSNFDPDLVMPQGPLLSVGRRSRRL
- a CDS encoding adenylate/guanylate cyclase domain-containing protein encodes the protein MPIADGPKGQSLAGVSQSPPPAHPHSTPVTYRRQLLGGEPTLTSAQLAEAADATLEEFNDYWLAMGFPVPEPGEVKFTRADLEAFREWMGLLEEHNLQPGTALSLARAGSHLADRLALWQIEALVEDAERRYGLDDSAARLVTLDDMETYVPIFESQLLYVWRRQMEALLERITKEVAMRPSDHSRRRFPLSRSLGFVDMVSYTSNSSAMGDQLVGLIERFEYLCRSAVTAQGGRVVKMIGDAVFFIADDLPTGVRVVTSLMDALGQTEGILPVRASLVYGDVFSRSGDVFGPPVNLASRLVDIAPTGDILTDSPTAALISAGRGGDGFGVREFPSTRLRGFGRVSPYMITWDKVPEPEK
- a CDS encoding GtrA family protein, with product MKVPPRLVELTQFGTVGALAWVVDFAVFNLVRAALPLQFVLAAKVAAVLVAACFSWMLNRLWTFRSRATDRPGRELLIFLVVNALGLTPPLLCLWVSHYLLGWTSVWADNISANVVGLALGTVLRYFGYRYLVFSQPATAPTDR
- a CDS encoding LCP family protein codes for the protein MSTPPPAFPPAHGDQRRRPTRPGGEAAPPKAGTPPRRSILPDAQAEPPRAETPKPSAPPPPSYAPRRKPAAPPSVQPATRPPGAGPAQAWAPQPVATQPAPSRSTASPGYPGSGPARKRRRSHPWRALIVLVLLVVIAWPAWLVFWVNSNLHRVDALVPGGSETGTTYLLAGSDGRVEGDPGDIEGERSDSIMLIRKAPGGQTSMISLPRDTYVDIPGYGWNKINASFSFGGPQLLVETVQNLTGLHVDHYVQINMQGFGPLVDAVGGVNLCLDMDVNDELSGLNWTAGCHDVAGEEALAFARMRYSDPRGDLGRAERQRQVISAVTKKTFSPSMLINPAAQWRLAETGTETLSVDQKTGVIDIARLLLAFRSASRGDLSGTPPLASESEMTDVGSVVLLNEDLAPGFFEALRDGTLTAEDFATDF
- the galE gene encoding UDP-glucose 4-epimerase GalE translates to MTILVTGGAGYIGAHVVRLLQERGEKVVVVDDLSFGNPKRIGDAKLVKTDISTDEAWRLLTDTMVDDDVEAVIHFAARKQVGESVQRPSWYFRQNIGGMANLTRAMNDAGVEKMIFSSSAAVYGMPPVDVVPEDIDLKPINPYGETKLIGEQLLADCEVAWDLQWVALRYFNVAGTGWVDLQDPAVLNLVPMVLDRLAKGQAPKIFGDDYPTSDGTCIRDYIHVMDLADAHIKALDQLNSGKLEHHQFNVGTGKGTSVREIIEGLRDISGMDFPIEVAPRRAGDPPKLIGDASRIQEDFGWSAQYGVKEILESAWEAWQQGPRKIEWSN
- a CDS encoding LCP family protein — protein: MSKAKSRANTDRLPIAHASPNPYRFPWVRSVLAAVLAVALFGGVAGALMINNLDHQIKDSVISTANRGSDNSQSATVVNEELPPDAFEGRPVNILVSGIDSRYNENGEIGAGTIDLDPTIRSDTTMILHLSADRQHATILSIPRDMMVDIPSCQTADGSYTYAHYGMFNSAFADGAGLDDIAGGIACTQATVEDFTGITIDGFVVIDFTGFSRLVDTLGGVDICLDEAMYDELAGLDVPAGCQTLHGQQALAFARARKDLADGSDLRRIDRQQWLIGQMVSQILDSNMFTNLPSLYKFVQEGLSTSKFSPSLNSWRTDAALLNSIRNTPRENIRFVTTPYLPDPEDENRVLPDYYQASAIFQALIDDQPLPAGTLFRNLQNQTFIVGDAGEAIMTDDLGNPYELDENGAPIIPSDEETGE